The window CCAGCCTGGGGTCCCCGCACAGCCCAGCCTCCCCCGGCGAGGCCGGGCTGCGGCCCCCATCAGCCCCAGGCCACCCTCGGCTACCCGGGAGAGGGGAAGGGCCGCCGTCCCCATGAGGCCCGGCCACCCGAGGGGAGCTGCAGCCCGAAGGACCCCGCGGGCGCCAGGTTGGGGGAACGCGAGCGCGTGGAGGAGCCGCcccgccctcccctcccctcccccggaAGTGCCCGCCCGCCCTTCCGGCGGCCCGCGTTCCGAGCCGGTCACGTGGGGCAACGGTCCCCCAGGCCGGCCCCGCCCCCCCGCGACGCGCGGCCCTCACCGTCGGGGGCGAGGCTCGCCCTGCTTGGCCTGCGACTCTGCCGGCGGCTGCGACGGGAGGCTCCGTTCAGGCCTCGCCCGGCCGGCCCCGTCGGACGCCCTGAACGCCAAGATGGTGGCGGTGGCTGCTCTTCCTTCACTGTCCGCCTcccagcggcggcggcggcgacgcgCTCTGCGCTCCGGCGTTCGGCCTCCCCTCAGAAAGAGCCCGGCAAAATGGCGCCGCCCTGGCTTTTCTTTTTCGGGCTCGCGCATGCGCCGGCAGGGCGGGCCCCGCCCCCGCTGGGCGCAGGCGCAGAGGGGGAGGGGCGGGGCCACGCGTGGCGTCGAACGATCGGCAGCCCCCGCTTGGGGAGCGAAGGGGCGGGGCTTCGCTTCCGCCGCGGGGCGGCCCATTCATCTCCCGGCGCGTGGCGGCTGTGGGCGGGGCGCTGCGTTTTAATGAATGGGCCATTCTTCCCGAGCCAAAACTTTAACGGGACTTTCCGTTCAGCGGCCCTGCTTTCAGGCGTACAGCTTGGCTCCCATTCCCAGAGCGTGGAAGACGTTTCAACGCACGCTTGGCTGGTTGTGTCTTATATCTGGCAAAGACCATTGGGGGGCGCCCCCGCAAGACCCCCCCAAATGCCCGCTGTGCCCGCTGTGCCCAGCCCCCTGCCCCGCCCAGGCCCCTCTCCTGCGTTCAGAGCCCCGGCCTGCCTCCCGCCCCGCTCGTCCAAGCCCCCCGAAGCCCGCCCGCTCCCCGACCCCCCAAGAGACCAGACCAGGCGAAGAGCAGGCTAGTCGGCTTTAATAGGCAGCGCTGTCTCAGCAGGCGGGTTACATGGCCCCAGAAGGTGCTCCCTCGCGTCCCAGCCGGGCAGAGAGGCCGCGAGAGCAGAAAAGGTGTCGGAAAGGGGCAGCGAAGAGCCGCCGAGCCCCCAAGGCTTGAGCCCCCCCCTCTGGCTCAGGTGTTCTCCCAGAAGAACGTGTTGCTGGCCACTGTCAGGACAGCCACCAGGACCACGAACTCTTGAAAGTCCACCTCGCCGTCGCCGTTCTCGTCCAGGTCGTGCATGATCTTGTCCACGGCTTCCGTGTCCCTCTGGGCCTGGAACAAGAAACCAGACAAGAGTTTGGGGTGCGGTTCATCCTGGAGTCGGTGGGTTCAGCCCCGCCTCGGCACTCATCCGGCTCCCTGCCGCCTCTTCTGGATTCTGGCTCGTAAAGGGTTATTTtactttgtggggggggggaatgggaagctggcatgctgcaagcCCCATCTTCATTCCCCCAAATTCCTTGCTCCCTGCAACGAGAGCTTTATTAAGTTCCTGTGTTAGGCCAACCACTGCATTTGCACAAGGCGTTGAATGCCATCAGCCAACAGGCCAGGTTTGCACAGACCGCTAAGCCagccaaaaaaagaaaggaaaaaagaaaaccgaGGTTCACCAACATTAAACCGCTGTGCAAAAACTGGGGCTTTTACTGATTCGGTTCAGTCTTTCCTGACCAGTCCTGTCCAGTTAAAGAATGGCCAAAGATGGAGGCAGAACCTTGTTATCTAAACTAGACCCATCCCGTAAAGAAAGTAAACGGGGGAAAATGAAAGCGGGGGCCGGGGGGGGTGGTTGTCAGTCTGCAGCTGGAGACAGGCATGCATGAAAGGAAAGGCAGCTTTCCAACTGCAGAACGCTCCCCTTTTCCCATAAATTAAAACTAGTGTTTTAACGAAAAAAGGACATCCGTGTGCTGGTTCCTCACAACCCACTCCCATAAACTAATCAGTGTAGTAACGCCGCCGTCTGTGGTCAAGCCACACTGTGGTCCTCGGCTTCCTCAGCTCgattcttttcattccttttcctcCCACGCTAACCGACGCACCATCAAGCTCTGCAAACTTTCTTTGAAAAACTGCACGTCTGAAAGGAATTGGGCAGGGAGAAAACCAGAAGAATCGCGGACGCCGGGCCGCCGTACCCCCAAGAAGCAGCTGAGCTCGTTCTGCAGCAATTCCTTCAATTCTTTTTTGCTCAGCTTATACTTATCGCCTTCCTTGCCGGAGTAGCTGTGGAAGACAGCAATAAGGGCTTCCATCGCGTTCTCTAACTGCGACGTCATCCCGGCGGCCGCAGGAGCAGGAACGGAGCCTGCGGAGGAAGGCAGAGGGTGGTGAAGGCGCTCAAAAGCCAGGCCAGCCGATGCCGTCTTCGGCCCTCATCGCGAGGATCAAACCCACCCCCAGGGAAACGCCACCCCGGAGCAAGACTCTTCCAGACAGGTGCTCAAACTTCCAGAAGAGCAAAGGTGAAATGGAGACGCCGCCCCAAGCACCAGCCCTGCGGAGCATCTCTGAGGCTTAAGTTTGCAGGCGGGTGGGGAGCATTAAAGGACCGTTCTGCAGCGACGTGAATTCTGAAGAGGAAGGAAACAGGTCTCTCCATCTTGGCACTTGTTGCCAAGGAGAAGCCGGTGGAGAAACAGACAGCCGAAAGGGAAAACTCGGATCCCCGTTTCGGTTATACAACTGAGGAACGACCGCAGCCTACGTCTCAAAAGTCTCCTCTGCGGGGGTACAGTCAGGCTCAGATGGAAGAGGATACCGAGGCGTGAGGCCGACCCGCTTTCTCCCAAGCCTGCCCCCCCCAGTGGCATCGACGTTGCCCCCTTACTCAGCCTCACCTGGACCGACCCCCTCGCCTCTCTCCTCCTGAGGATCGCTGTGGGGCAGCCGCTGAACGCAGCTGACCTCTGCCCAACCAAATCCCAAATAGCCACCCAGGGGCCTTAAATAAACCCGGCGCGCCCTCCCTCTTCTCCTCCAGGAGAATCAGATGTCGGCAGCTGGACAGTCTGCCCGGGACGAGGGTGTCTGAATTTAAAGAGACAGAATTGCAAAATCTTTGTATTGCCCATTTAAAGACAGGCCACTTTGGAGAGAGAAACCATGCAACGGAGGATTCCCCGCAATGCTTTCCCACTGGATGGGCGAGGACGAGGAGATCCCTGTTTTCCAAGATGGATGCAAGTCACTTATCTCCAATAATCAGGGAAATAATGCTTGGAATCCACAACCCAGAAGGCCGAGTTCGGCGACCATGCGGAGGGATGTGCATGAAATCATTATGCATGAGGGCTAATGTCTGGTGGCACACACACCTATGGTTAGGCTGGACCGCTTCAGACCACAATAGGCTGCTATTGTTCGCCAAGGCCCCAGCTTCTCTTTCGCCCACGCTTGTCCAGCTGGCCTGTTTGCTCACCCGGCAGAATATTGCATAAAATAAGGATGACATCTACCAGTCCCTGCATATGGAGAGCTAGCGTGTCAAGGAGCAGGGTTCCAGCCTGTCTTGCTGTGCCGATGCCCTCCATGCAAGGGACTGCATATGATTTGGGATGGGGGAATCTGAAGTGGTATGGCCTGAACGTGAGCATAACAGTAACTAAGTCAGTATTAGTCATACCAAGGAGGACCTTAATCCTAAACCACAATGTAGAGTTCAGTTCCAGCTGACTGCCAGCCTGCCAGCCATGCCCTCAGCAAGCCTATTCCATTACATCCTACCGGCCCCTTTTTCGCTTCCCCGCTAGCAGTGCCACGGAGCTGAACTAAGATGTCAGATCTAACCTTTGCAGACAGAGAACTGGCCTCCCACCTTCCTAAGCCCTTCGAAAGGGCCCTtccgttgttttttttttgccagagccGCCCTCTCTCCAGCCAAGAAATCTGGGCACAGCCGTGTGGATATGAGTCATGGAACCTCAACGGGGTTAGGGCTAGGCAGCTCGCCCGCTATTAATACCTCCAGGGTGGTTTCAGCCGCCAAGGCAGGCTTTCTCGGGGAAGGTGTAACCCATCCTTCCGATAAGAGATGGGGGATCAGGTGTCTCCCCCCAGCTCCAAACAGACAATGGGGACCATCCTGGGAGGCTACTCGGATGACGGGAATGAAAGGGGGCCTTTGTGGGAGGAAAACCTTCCACCCTGTACGGGAACAGAGGTGCTGCGAAACCAGATCCCAGGGTGAGCAAAGGAACTCGGGTCGCGTTACGGGCCTGGGACTTGAAGGATGTCCAAAGTGTTCCAGCATGAATGATGCAAGGGGTCGAATGAATTATGCAGTGGGCCATTGACCTTTTCCTGGGCTAAACAGGGCCAAAATCGGCTCGGGCCAGGCGGGCCAATGGTATCCGCTTCCATGCGTGGGAAGGAATCTCGGAAAGGAGTCCCAGGGGGGATGAGGCGGAGCTGCGCGGGCCGGTCGGAGGATCAGTTTGCTTGCAGACCAAAGGGACCAGGGTCCCAGGGACAGGTTGGGAGGCGGAGCCAAGAGGAAAAGCTGGCTCAGGGTTGGGGCTAGGAGCAAACAGGCAGCTCGGGAGGCGGGGCCAATGAACGATAGTATCTTGGGCAGAAGTACTTGGGTACCCGCATAAGATCCCCCTAATTTTGTAGCATGAGGGGGTGGGAAAGacagctctctttttttttattatcccaACCTGGTTAAACAAATTGGCAAAAATATTTCCCCAGTTCTACCCCTCGTGCAGTCAcagagaagggagaaaaatgtCAAATATTAATTCTCCAACTATCTGCAGAGCTGACTTGCCATTAACAACACAGCGGCAACAtctttatttctctatttttaaaaaaaaaaataggctaaTGCGAACGGCCTCATCGCAGCTGTGCTTTTGAACTGGCAGCCCGCCTGCCGTTCCAGGGGTCCCCCGCTTTTGGACGATGCAAAGCTAGTTGgtgcatggatgggagaccactaggaaatgccAATGCTGGAAGCTAGGCCGGGAAGTGGAAAATTCCTGGAAGATCGTCAGCTGTTTTTTATACTGCCCAACCATTCCCCCGAAACAGCTTCGTTTTGGCAAGCTGTGGATGTCGccggccaagaaaaaaaaagatgaagcatCTTCCGCAATTATCCTACAAAActgtccccccccttttttttttttggcaagggtgtgtttgTGAAGGCAGGCGTGCTCCAAAAAAAGGGCATTCCCCCACATTGGAGACACGGCCAAGCCATGCCATGCAGCACCCACCATACCCCAGCAGGGGGCACTATGCTCTGCCACCTCTCCTGGCCCTAATCAGATTTTGCAAGACCCAAGTTATGACTCTCAGGTATTTGCAAGGGCCAGGCCCTCATTCCATCTGGCTGAATTCTGCTggggtttcatttttctttctcatttcctgTCCCCAAACAGTTGAGCAATTGTGCCAAGCTCTTACAGAATAACCCGGTCATTTTTCCAGGATGGATGGAATCCCGCGCTGGAATGTTCCCGTTGCCACCCACCTTACCACAAGCACTTGATTTATTTACTTTACAAAATAAACCCAGaagttggggggtggggagagcgtCCAGGCCAGCAAAACACACCTCTTTGGAATTCGGCTGGTAATCTCCTTCCATGGACGCATCGTAACGCACGCTCCCATCACCGTGATCATTTTATCGTTCGGAAAGGCGGAGAGGAAGCCCGCATTTTGAGAGCAGTTGTCTTTAAAAATAT of the Candoia aspera isolate rCanAsp1 chromosome 17, rCanAsp1.hap2, whole genome shotgun sequence genome contains:
- the S100A1 gene encoding protein S100-A1; translation: MTSQLENAMEALIAVFHSYSGKEGDKYKLSKKELKELLQNELSCFLGAQRDTEAVDKIMHDLDENGDGEVDFQEFVVLVAVLTVASNTFFWENT